The Setaria viridis chromosome 6, Setaria_viridis_v4.0, whole genome shotgun sequence genome contains a region encoding:
- the LOC117860677 gene encoding disease resistance protein RGA5 — protein sequence MAEKILVSASVGVMNSLLGKLATLMGEKYAKLKDVRKQVAFLHEELSSMAALLEDLADMEDLDNQTKQWRNNVREMSYDIEDCIDEFMHRVGGSCDGKGLLRRLKTLRARHQLANQIQELKIRVQEASMRRMRYKLDYCKTRSGGVAVDPRISALYVESSRLVGIDGPKEEVINLLEKQVDDASVQELRVVSIVGFGGLGKTTLANEVYKNFGESFACKAFVSVSQRPDMVVLLKSLVTQILGRGTDICEVNGLIDNLRKYLQDKRYLVVVDDLWDASAWEIIKCAFPEGHYGSKVLTTTRIERVAVTCCNFQWEFVYRMKPLDDHSSRQLFYGRVFGLENTCPHPFEEPSEKILQKCGGLPLAIISIASLLASQSNRSVSQWNCVLNSLRSDLRSNPTLEGMREILNLSYTHLPHHLKTCLLYIGMYPEDHHIKKDHLVMQWVAEGFVCGIDGRDALEIAGSHFNELVNRSMIIQLVEHHAYYSERIYHKVHDMVLDLIVSKSAEENFLCVVENIETVTRRQHCKTRRLSLQLGEAELDKIAPRMSLTHVRSLCIFGWRHHSIELLELKFIRVLFVCKADDLDLTPIGKLFQLRYLNVESLGWGMQLPKQICGLRHLETLVIDGPLTQLPHDIVHLPALSYLDVPDWTAYPDGISKMKSLHTLNCFNPSIQSVDNLRALGELLNLRELYMRIIHDSFPTMETHMDALFYSIQKLLNGNLRHFSVFALDYYDGWNSLCFSDCRLEQLHLRFQFPRLPMWVGQLSTLSSLEIRVDKLSKDDISVLAGLPALAHLVLGARYVPDEGIVFSSSAAFRSLDYFEYCRAGHSLHFQAESLPKVETLRFRLAAGKVKTCGIRLAGVEHLTNLKRVVIRLWYYTSEDSSDVPMIEAAIRAFFDGHHPGRPVIHITRCYPSELI from the exons ATGGCAGAGAAGATACTGGTGAGTGCCTCAGTGGGAGTGATGAACTCGCTCCTAGGAAAGCTAGCCACTCTTATGGGGGAAAAGTATGCCAAGCTCAAGGATGTGCGGAAACAG GTGGCGTTCCTCCATGAGGAGCTCAGCAGCATGGCCGCTCTCCTGGAAGATCTCGCTGACATGGAGGACCTGGATAACCAAACCAAGCAGTGGAGGAACAACGTGAGGGAAATGTCGTACGACATCGAGGACTGCATCGATGAGTTCATGCACCGTGTTGGAGGTTCCTGCGACGGTAAAGGATTGTTGCGCCGTCTTAAGACGCTAAGGGCGCGGCATCAGCTCGCCAACCAAATTCAAGAGCTCAAGATCCGTGTGCAAGAGGCTAGTATGCGGCGCATGAGGTACAAGCTAGATTACTGCAAGACTAGATCCGGTGGTGTTGCTGTCGACCCTCGGATATCTGCTCTTTATGTGGAATCGTCAAGACTTGTTGGTATTGATGGCCCGAAGGAAGAGGTTATCAATTTGTTGGAAAAGCAG GTGGATGATGCGTCAGTGCAAGAACTAAGAGTCGTGTCTATTGTTGGGTTTGGAGGTCTAGGAAAGACCACACTTGCAAATGAAGTATACAAAAACTTTGGTGAAAGTTTTGCTTGCAAGGCTTTTGTATCAGTGTCTCAAAGACCTGACATGGTGGTGCTTCTCAAGAGTTTGGTCACACAGATTTTGGGGCGAGGGACTGATATTTGCGAGGTTAATGGGCTCATAGATAACCTTAGAAAGTATCTACAGGACAAAAG GTATTTGGTTGTAGTTGATGATTTATGGGATGCATCAGCATGGGAAATTATAAAATGTGCTTTCCCCGAGGGCCACTATGGTAGCAAAGTGTTGACAACTACACGAATCGAAAGGGTGGCAGTGACATGTTGCAATTTTCAGTGGGAATTTGTTTACAGGATGAAACCTCTTGACGATCATAGTTCCAGGCAGTTGTTTTATGGTAGAGTTTTTGGGTTGGAAAACACATGTCCTCATCCATTTGAAGAACCATCTGAAAAAATTCTACAAAAATGTGGTGGACTGCCACTAGCAATCATCAGTATAGCTAGCCTTTTAGCTAGTCAATCGAACAGATCAGTGAGCCAATGGAACTGTGTCCTTAATTCTTTACGTTCCGATCTGAGGTCAAATCCAACTTTAGAAGGGATGAGAGAGATACTAAACCTTAGTTACactcatcttcctcatcatctcAAGACATGCTTATTATATATTGGTATGTATCCGGAGGATCATCATATCAAAAAGGATCACTTAGTTATGCAATGGGTAGCTGAAGGATTTGTCTGTGGAATAGATGGGAGAGATGCATTGGAAATTGCGGGGAGCCATTTCAATGAATTGGTGAATAGGAGTATGATCATCCAGCTTGTGGAACATCATGCTTATTACAGTGAGCGTATCTATCATAAAGTTCATGATATGGTTCTGGATCTAATTGTGTCCAAGTCTGCAGAAGAGAATTTTCTGTGCGTGGTAGAAAACATAGAGACAGTCACCAGAAGACAGCATTGCAAGACTCGCCGGCTCTCTCTGCAGCTTGGTGAGGCAGAACTTGATAAAATCGCACCTCGCATGAGTCTGACACATGTTCGATCACTGTGTATTTTTGGGTGGCGTCATCATAGCATTGAACTGTTGGAGCTGAAGTTTATCCGAGTTCTGTTTGTTTGTAAGGCTGATGATTTGGACCTCACTCCAATTGGGAAACTGTTTCAACTGAGGTACTTAAATGTTGAAAGCCTTGGATGGGGCATGCAACTGCCTAAACAAATTTGTGGGCTACGTCATCTGGAGACATTGGTTATAGATGGGCCGTTGACCCAACTTCCTCATGATATTGTCCATTTGCCTGCTTTGTCATATTTGGATGTTCCTGATTGGACAGCTTATCCTGATGGGATTAGCAAGATGAAATCTCTTCATACTCTGAACTGCTTCAATCCAAGCATCCAGTCGGTCGATAATTTAAGGGCTCTCGGGGAATTGCTGAATCTAAGGGAGCTGTACATGCGTATCATTCATGACAGCTTCCCCACTATGGAAACACATATGGATGCTCTGTTTTATTCCATCCAGAAGTTACTCAATGGCAATCTGAGGCATTTCAGTGTTTTCGCATTAGACTACTATGATGGGTGGAACTCATTGTGCTTTTCAGACTGTCGTCTCGAGCAACTCCACCTGCGATTCCAGTTTCCAAGGTTACCTATGTGGGTTGGTCAGCTTAGCACGCTCAGCAGCCTGGAAATCCGTGTTGACAAGCTGTCCAAGGATGATATTTCTGTTCTTGCAGGGTTACCTGCCCTTGCCCATCTTGTGCTAGGGGCGCGCTATGTCCCTGATGAAGGGATTGTCTTCAGCAGCAGTGCGGCGTTCAGATCTCTTGATTACTTCGAATATTGTCGAGCAGGCCACTCCTTGCACTTCCAAGCTGAATCATTGCCCAAGGTTGAGACCCTCAGGTTTCGATTGGCTGCGGGTAAAGTGAAGACGTGTGGCATCAGGCTTGCCGGCGTCGAGCATCTGACGAATCTGAAAAGAGTAGTCATCCGTTTGTGGTACTATACAAGTGAAGATTCATCAGATGTACCAATGATAGAGGCTGCAATAAGGGCCTTCTTCGACGGGCATCATCCAGGACGCCCCGTCATTCATATAACAAGATGCTATCCCTCCGAGTTGATATGA
- the LOC117860675 gene encoding protein FORGETTER 1 isoform X2, with product MAGRGASPAPAAAVQVRCAGCRGVLAVAPGMTEFICPKCRMAQRLPPELMPPSPPKASPTPPPSAPTPPPPPPSLPLPQPQPAPHPPPARRSAPRAQGVDPTKIQLPCARCKAVLNVPHGLARFRCPQCGVDLAVDMSKLRHFLASAGPGFVPPPMPPPPPVPMPHMPFLPMMPPHLQVPMAPMFPPAEPPEEINEVAVDVERDEDEGGTFGETFTDYRPPKLSLGLPHPDPVVETSSLSAVQPPEPTHKLTIMEELDETNALSCLQIETLVYACQRHLHHLPTGARAGFFIGDGAGVGKGRTIAGLIWENWQQGRHKALWISIGSDLKYDARRDLDDVGAKCVEVHALNKLPYSKLDSKAIGITEGVVFVTYSSLIASSEKGLSRLQQLVQWCGSDFDGLLVFDECHKAKNLIPEAGSQPTRTGKAVLEIQEMLPQARVVYCSATGASEPRNLGYMVRLGLWGDGTSFENFHQFLGALEKGGVGALELVAMDMKARGMYVCRTLSYKGADFDVLEAPLEERMMNMYKKAAGLWVELRVELLSAIEYYAEDKGNSAQIWRLYWASHQRFFRHMCMSAKVPAVVRLAKEALAEEKCVVIGLQSTGEARTEEAIAKYGVELEDFVSGPRELLLKLVEDHYPLPPKPDCFQQDEEKVVEFQRKRHYGPDVSLKGRVSKLGKLEDVSDDGSDGHPPQSDHESTDSDEEFYTCQICNTEEEKNLLLYCSVCAARVHPGCLTPPWTETLTDDWSCYSCKEKVENYLKKRDAYLTELSKRYDAAVERKLKILDIIRSLDLPNNPLDDIIDQLGGPDNVAEITGRRGMLIRASDGKGVTYQARNTKEVALDMINMHEKQQFMNGEKNIAIISEAGSAGVSLHADRRVKNQRRRVHITLELPWSADRAIQQFGRTHRSNQTSAPEYRLLFTNLGGEKRFASIVAKRLESLGALTQGDRRAGPSLSAFNYDSNYGKKALTMMYRGIMEQDAFPVVPLGCSENQSTLEEFITKAKAALVSVGIIRDPVMCNGKNGGKLTGRILDSDMHDVARFLNRILGLFPDIQNRLFDLFTSILDLVIQNARTEGQLDSGIVDIKAKSVEMKESPKTVHVDTLSGATTILYAFTIDRGVSFELANAILEERLKDEAGSSSDGFYESRKEWMGRRHFLLAFEGSTEGMYRVIRPAVGEASREMPLVELKSKYRKVSSVDRIGKGWQEEYDASSKQCMHGPKCKLGSHCTVGRRLQEINILGGLILPVWGVVEKALAKQVRQIHKRIRVVRLETTNDNRRFVGLIIPNSAVESVLKGLQWVQDIDD from the exons atggccggccgcggcgcctcccccgccccggcggccgccgtccAGGTGCGCTGCGCCGGCTgccgcggcgtcctcgccgTGGCCCCCGGCATGACCGAGTTCATCTGCCCCAAGTGCCGCATGGCGCAGCGCCTCCCGCCGGAGCTcatgccgccgtccccgcccaAGGCctccccgaccccgccgccctcggccccaactccaccgcctcccccgccttCGCTGCCGCTGCCTCAGCCTCAGCCGGCGCCCCACcctcctcccgcccgccgctccgctccCCGGGCGCAGGGCGTGGACCCCACCAAGATCCAGCTCCCCTGCGCGCGCTGCAAGGCCGTCCTCAACGTGCCCCACGGCCTCGCCCGCTTCCGGTGCCCGCAGTGCGGCGTCGACCTCGCCGTCGACATGTCCAAGCTCCGCCATTTCCTCGCCTCCGCGGGCCCGGGCTTCGTCCCGCCcccaatgccgccgccgccaccggtgcCGATGCCGCACATGCCCTTCCTGCCCATGATGCCGCCGCACCTCCAGGTGCCCATGGCGCCCATGTTCCCGCCCGCTGAGCCACCTGAGGAGATCAACGAG GTTGCAGTTGATGTTGAGCGTGACGAAGATGAAGGTGGCACTTTTGGGGAAACTTTCACTGATTAT AGGCCTCCCAAGCTCTCTCTCGGTCTTCCTCATCCTGACCCTGTAGTAGAAACATCCTCCTTATCAGCGGTGCAACCTCCTGAACCTACTCACAAGTTGACTATTATGGAAGAATTGGATGAAACCAATGCATTATCTTGCTTACAAATTGAAACGTTAGTGTATGCTTGTCAG AGGCATCTTCATCATCTCCCGACTGGTGCTAGAGCAGGTTTCTTCATTGGTGATGGAGCTGGTGTTGGTAAAGGACGTACTATTGCTGGATTGATCTGGGAAAATTGGCAGCAGGGAAGGCATAAGGCTTT GTGGATATCGATTGGTTCGGACCTGAAATATGATGCCCGTAGAGATCTGGATGATGTTGGTGCAAAGTGCGTGGAAG TGCACGCTTTAAATAAGCTTCCATATTCTAAGCTAGACTCTAAAGCCATTGGGATCACAGAGGGAGTTGTTTTTGTAACTTATAGTAGCTTGATAGCATCCTCTGAGAAAGGCCTCTCCCGTTTGCAGCAGTTGGTACAGTGGTGTGGATCTGACTTTGATGGTCTTCTGGTGTTTGATGAG TGCCACAAGGCCAAAAATCTGATTCCTGAGGCAGGGAGCCAGCCCACCCGCACTGGTAAAGCTGTCCTTGAGATTCAG GAAATGTTACCTCAAGCTCGGGTTGTTTATTGCTCAGCAACGGGTGCATCTGAGCCTCGAAATTTAGGTTACATGGTTCGGCTTGGTCTCTGGGGAGATGGAACATCATTTGAGAATTTTCACCAATTTCTAG GTGCTCTTGAGAAAGGAGGTGTGGGTGCTCTTGAACTTGTTGCTATGGACATGAAAGCCAG AGGTATGTATGTTTGCCGTACCCTAAGCTATAAGGGTGCTGACTTTGATGTTCTGGAAGCTCCTCTGGAGGAAAGAATGATG AATATGTATAAAAAGGCAGCTGGACTTTGGGTTGAACTGCGTGTTGAACTCCTATCAGCCATCGAATATTACGCAGAAGATAAAGGCAATTCAGCTCAAATATGGCGGCTATACTGGGCCAGTCATCAG CGCTTTTTTAGGCATATGTGTATGTCTGCGAAGGTACCTGCTGTTGTGAGATTGGCAAAAGAAGCCTTAGCAGAAGAAAAATGTGTGGTGATCGGTCTTCAGAGCACCGGAGAAGCCCGAACGGAGGAAGCTATTGCAAAATAT GGCGTTGAATTGGAAGATTTTGTCTCTGGTCCTAGGGAGCTTCTTCTTAAGCTGGTAGAAGATCATTATCCTTTGCCACCAAAGCCTGATTGTTTTCAGCAAG ATGAAGAAAAGGTCGTGGAGTTTCAGCGTAAGCGGCATTATGGACCCGATGTGTCCTTGAAAGGACGAGTTAGTAAACTTGGAAAACTGGAAGATGTGAGTGACGATGGAAGTGACGGGCATCCTCCAC AGTCAGATCATGAATCAACAGATTCTGATGAGGAATTCTATACGTGTCAGATCTGCAACACTGAGGAG GAGAAAAACCTGTTGCTTTATTGCTCTGTTTGTGCTGCACGTGTTCACCCTGGTTGCCTGACTCCACCTTGGACTGAAACCTTGACTGATGATTGGTCATGTTATAGTTGCAAGGAGAAAGTAGAAAACTACTTGAAAAAAAGAGATGCTTACTTGACTGAACTGTCGAAGAG GTATGATGCTGCAGTGGAGCGAAAGTTGAAGATTCTTGACATTATCCGGTCATTGGATTTACCTAATAATCCTCTAGATGATATCATCGATCAG CTTGGTGGTCCTGATAATGTTGCAGAAATAACTGGGCGACGTGGTATGCTAATAAGAGCATCAGACGGAAAAGGTGTTACTTACCAGGCGAGGAACAC GAAAGAAGTCGCATTGGACATGATCAATATGCATGAAAAGCAGCAGTTCATGAATGGAGAAAAGAATATTGCTATAATCTCGGAAGCAGGATCAGCTGGTGTTTCTCTACATGCTGATCGAAGGGTGAAAAATCag AGGAGAAGGGTACACATAACACTAGAGCTTCCTTGGAGTGCAGACCGTGCAATTCAGCAGTTTGGGAGAACCCATCGTTCTAATCAAACTTCTGCACCTGAATATAG GCTTCTTTTTACAAACCTTGGTGGTGAGAAGCGATTTGCATCCATCGTGGCGAAGAGACTGGAGTCTCTTGGAGCTTTAACACAAGGAGATCGAAG AGCTGGACCATCACTTAGTGCCTTTAACTATGACAGTAATTATGGAAAGAAAGCCCTGACAATGATGTACAGAGGAATAATGGAACAG GATGCATTTCCAGTTGTGCCTCTGGGATGCTCTGAGAATCAATCTACCCTTGAAGAGTTCATCACTAAAGCAAAAGCTGCTTTAGTGTCAGTTGGAATTATTAGGGATCCTGTAATGT GCAATGGAAAAAATGGTGGAAAGCTTACTGGTAGGATTCTTGATTCTGATATGCATGATGTGGCCCGTTTCCTTAATCGTATTCTGGGATTGTTTCCAGACATCCAGAATAG ATTATTTGATCTTTTCACAAGCATACTGGATTTAGTCATTCAGAATGCACGGACTGAAGGGCAACTTGATTCTGGTATTGTTGATATCAAAGCTAAAAGTGTCGAAATGAAAGAATCCCCAAAG ACTGTTCATGTCGATACCTTGTCTGGTGCTACTACAATATTATATGCTTTTACAATTGATCGTGGAGTTTCTTTTGAG TTAGCAAATGCAATTCTTGAAGAAAGGCTGAAAGATGAAGCAGGTTCTTCCAGTGATGGATTCTATGAGTCCAGAAAAGAATGGATGGGGAGAAGGCACTTTCTGCTAGCTTTTGAGGG CTCAACTGAAGGAATGTACAGAGTAATTCGTCCTGCTGTTGGGGAGGCTTCAAG GGAGATGCCTTTGGTTGAACTTAAAAGCAAGTATAGGAAGGTCTCATCTGTTGACAGAATTGGCAAAGGTTGGCAAGAAGAGTATGATGCTTCATCCAAGCAG tGTATGCACGGGCCAAAATGCAAACTTGGAAGCCATTGTACTGTTGGGAGAAGGTTACAGGAGATTAATATCTTGGGTGGTTTAATACTTCCTGTATGGGGTGTAGTAGAAAAGGCACTAGCTAAGCAg GTGCGACAGATTCACAAGAGAATACGTGTTGTCCGCTTGGAAACGACAAATGACAACCGGCGATTTGTTGGGCTTATTATTCCTAATTCTGCAGTGGAATCAGTACTCAAAG GTTTGCAATGGGTCCAAGATATTGACGATTGA
- the LOC117860675 gene encoding protein FORGETTER 1 isoform X1, producing MAGRGASPAPAAAVQVRCAGCRGVLAVAPGMTEFICPKCRMAQRLPPELMPPSPPKASPTPPPSAPTPPPPPPSLPLPQPQPAPHPPPARRSAPRAQGVDPTKIQLPCARCKAVLNVPHGLARFRCPQCGVDLAVDMSKLRHFLASAGPGFVPPPMPPPPPVPMPHMPFLPMMPPHLQVPMAPMFPPAEPPEEINEVAVDVERDEDEGGTFGETFTDYRPPKLSLGLPHPDPVVETSSLSAVQPPEPTHKLTIMEELDETNALSCLQIETLVYACQRHLHHLPTGARAGFFIGDGAGVGKGRTIAGLIWENWQQGRHKALWISIGSDLKYDARRDLDDVGAKCVEVHALNKLPYSKLDSKAIGITEGVVFVTYSSLIASSEKGLSRLQQLVQWCGSDFDGLLVFDECHKAKNLIPEAGSQPTRTGKAVLEIQEMLPQARVVYCSATGASEPRNLGYMVRLGLWGDGTSFENFHQFLGALEKGGVGALELVAMDMKARGMYVCRTLSYKGADFDVLEAPLEERMMNMYKKAAGLWVELRVELLSAIEYYAEDKGNSAQIWRLYWASHQRFFRHMCMSAKVPAVVRLAKEALAEEKCVVIGLQSTGEARTEEAIAKYGVELEDFVSGPRELLLKLVEDHYPLPPKPDCFQQDEEKVVEFQRKRHYGPDVSLKGRVSKLGKLEDVSDDGSDGHPPPESDHESTDSDEEFYTCQICNTEEEKNLLLYCSVCAARVHPGCLTPPWTETLTDDWSCYSCKEKVENYLKKRDAYLTELSKRYDAAVERKLKILDIIRSLDLPNNPLDDIIDQLGGPDNVAEITGRRGMLIRASDGKGVTYQARNTKEVALDMINMHEKQQFMNGEKNIAIISEAGSAGVSLHADRRVKNQRRRVHITLELPWSADRAIQQFGRTHRSNQTSAPEYRLLFTNLGGEKRFASIVAKRLESLGALTQGDRRAGPSLSAFNYDSNYGKKALTMMYRGIMEQDAFPVVPLGCSENQSTLEEFITKAKAALVSVGIIRDPVMCNGKNGGKLTGRILDSDMHDVARFLNRILGLFPDIQNRLFDLFTSILDLVIQNARTEGQLDSGIVDIKAKSVEMKESPKTVHVDTLSGATTILYAFTIDRGVSFELANAILEERLKDEAGSSSDGFYESRKEWMGRRHFLLAFEGSTEGMYRVIRPAVGEASREMPLVELKSKYRKVSSVDRIGKGWQEEYDASSKQCMHGPKCKLGSHCTVGRRLQEINILGGLILPVWGVVEKALAKQVRQIHKRIRVVRLETTNDNRRFVGLIIPNSAVESVLKGLQWVQDIDD from the exons atggccggccgcggcgcctcccccgccccggcggccgccgtccAGGTGCGCTGCGCCGGCTgccgcggcgtcctcgccgTGGCCCCCGGCATGACCGAGTTCATCTGCCCCAAGTGCCGCATGGCGCAGCGCCTCCCGCCGGAGCTcatgccgccgtccccgcccaAGGCctccccgaccccgccgccctcggccccaactccaccgcctcccccgccttCGCTGCCGCTGCCTCAGCCTCAGCCGGCGCCCCACcctcctcccgcccgccgctccgctccCCGGGCGCAGGGCGTGGACCCCACCAAGATCCAGCTCCCCTGCGCGCGCTGCAAGGCCGTCCTCAACGTGCCCCACGGCCTCGCCCGCTTCCGGTGCCCGCAGTGCGGCGTCGACCTCGCCGTCGACATGTCCAAGCTCCGCCATTTCCTCGCCTCCGCGGGCCCGGGCTTCGTCCCGCCcccaatgccgccgccgccaccggtgcCGATGCCGCACATGCCCTTCCTGCCCATGATGCCGCCGCACCTCCAGGTGCCCATGGCGCCCATGTTCCCGCCCGCTGAGCCACCTGAGGAGATCAACGAG GTTGCAGTTGATGTTGAGCGTGACGAAGATGAAGGTGGCACTTTTGGGGAAACTTTCACTGATTAT AGGCCTCCCAAGCTCTCTCTCGGTCTTCCTCATCCTGACCCTGTAGTAGAAACATCCTCCTTATCAGCGGTGCAACCTCCTGAACCTACTCACAAGTTGACTATTATGGAAGAATTGGATGAAACCAATGCATTATCTTGCTTACAAATTGAAACGTTAGTGTATGCTTGTCAG AGGCATCTTCATCATCTCCCGACTGGTGCTAGAGCAGGTTTCTTCATTGGTGATGGAGCTGGTGTTGGTAAAGGACGTACTATTGCTGGATTGATCTGGGAAAATTGGCAGCAGGGAAGGCATAAGGCTTT GTGGATATCGATTGGTTCGGACCTGAAATATGATGCCCGTAGAGATCTGGATGATGTTGGTGCAAAGTGCGTGGAAG TGCACGCTTTAAATAAGCTTCCATATTCTAAGCTAGACTCTAAAGCCATTGGGATCACAGAGGGAGTTGTTTTTGTAACTTATAGTAGCTTGATAGCATCCTCTGAGAAAGGCCTCTCCCGTTTGCAGCAGTTGGTACAGTGGTGTGGATCTGACTTTGATGGTCTTCTGGTGTTTGATGAG TGCCACAAGGCCAAAAATCTGATTCCTGAGGCAGGGAGCCAGCCCACCCGCACTGGTAAAGCTGTCCTTGAGATTCAG GAAATGTTACCTCAAGCTCGGGTTGTTTATTGCTCAGCAACGGGTGCATCTGAGCCTCGAAATTTAGGTTACATGGTTCGGCTTGGTCTCTGGGGAGATGGAACATCATTTGAGAATTTTCACCAATTTCTAG GTGCTCTTGAGAAAGGAGGTGTGGGTGCTCTTGAACTTGTTGCTATGGACATGAAAGCCAG AGGTATGTATGTTTGCCGTACCCTAAGCTATAAGGGTGCTGACTTTGATGTTCTGGAAGCTCCTCTGGAGGAAAGAATGATG AATATGTATAAAAAGGCAGCTGGACTTTGGGTTGAACTGCGTGTTGAACTCCTATCAGCCATCGAATATTACGCAGAAGATAAAGGCAATTCAGCTCAAATATGGCGGCTATACTGGGCCAGTCATCAG CGCTTTTTTAGGCATATGTGTATGTCTGCGAAGGTACCTGCTGTTGTGAGATTGGCAAAAGAAGCCTTAGCAGAAGAAAAATGTGTGGTGATCGGTCTTCAGAGCACCGGAGAAGCCCGAACGGAGGAAGCTATTGCAAAATAT GGCGTTGAATTGGAAGATTTTGTCTCTGGTCCTAGGGAGCTTCTTCTTAAGCTGGTAGAAGATCATTATCCTTTGCCACCAAAGCCTGATTGTTTTCAGCAAG ATGAAGAAAAGGTCGTGGAGTTTCAGCGTAAGCGGCATTATGGACCCGATGTGTCCTTGAAAGGACGAGTTAGTAAACTTGGAAAACTGGAAGATGTGAGTGACGATGGAAGTGACGGGCATCCTCCAC CAGAGTCAGATCATGAATCAACAGATTCTGATGAGGAATTCTATACGTGTCAGATCTGCAACACTGAGGAG GAGAAAAACCTGTTGCTTTATTGCTCTGTTTGTGCTGCACGTGTTCACCCTGGTTGCCTGACTCCACCTTGGACTGAAACCTTGACTGATGATTGGTCATGTTATAGTTGCAAGGAGAAAGTAGAAAACTACTTGAAAAAAAGAGATGCTTACTTGACTGAACTGTCGAAGAG GTATGATGCTGCAGTGGAGCGAAAGTTGAAGATTCTTGACATTATCCGGTCATTGGATTTACCTAATAATCCTCTAGATGATATCATCGATCAG CTTGGTGGTCCTGATAATGTTGCAGAAATAACTGGGCGACGTGGTATGCTAATAAGAGCATCAGACGGAAAAGGTGTTACTTACCAGGCGAGGAACAC GAAAGAAGTCGCATTGGACATGATCAATATGCATGAAAAGCAGCAGTTCATGAATGGAGAAAAGAATATTGCTATAATCTCGGAAGCAGGATCAGCTGGTGTTTCTCTACATGCTGATCGAAGGGTGAAAAATCag AGGAGAAGGGTACACATAACACTAGAGCTTCCTTGGAGTGCAGACCGTGCAATTCAGCAGTTTGGGAGAACCCATCGTTCTAATCAAACTTCTGCACCTGAATATAG GCTTCTTTTTACAAACCTTGGTGGTGAGAAGCGATTTGCATCCATCGTGGCGAAGAGACTGGAGTCTCTTGGAGCTTTAACACAAGGAGATCGAAG AGCTGGACCATCACTTAGTGCCTTTAACTATGACAGTAATTATGGAAAGAAAGCCCTGACAATGATGTACAGAGGAATAATGGAACAG GATGCATTTCCAGTTGTGCCTCTGGGATGCTCTGAGAATCAATCTACCCTTGAAGAGTTCATCACTAAAGCAAAAGCTGCTTTAGTGTCAGTTGGAATTATTAGGGATCCTGTAATGT GCAATGGAAAAAATGGTGGAAAGCTTACTGGTAGGATTCTTGATTCTGATATGCATGATGTGGCCCGTTTCCTTAATCGTATTCTGGGATTGTTTCCAGACATCCAGAATAG ATTATTTGATCTTTTCACAAGCATACTGGATTTAGTCATTCAGAATGCACGGACTGAAGGGCAACTTGATTCTGGTATTGTTGATATCAAAGCTAAAAGTGTCGAAATGAAAGAATCCCCAAAG ACTGTTCATGTCGATACCTTGTCTGGTGCTACTACAATATTATATGCTTTTACAATTGATCGTGGAGTTTCTTTTGAG TTAGCAAATGCAATTCTTGAAGAAAGGCTGAAAGATGAAGCAGGTTCTTCCAGTGATGGATTCTATGAGTCCAGAAAAGAATGGATGGGGAGAAGGCACTTTCTGCTAGCTTTTGAGGG CTCAACTGAAGGAATGTACAGAGTAATTCGTCCTGCTGTTGGGGAGGCTTCAAG GGAGATGCCTTTGGTTGAACTTAAAAGCAAGTATAGGAAGGTCTCATCTGTTGACAGAATTGGCAAAGGTTGGCAAGAAGAGTATGATGCTTCATCCAAGCAG tGTATGCACGGGCCAAAATGCAAACTTGGAAGCCATTGTACTGTTGGGAGAAGGTTACAGGAGATTAATATCTTGGGTGGTTTAATACTTCCTGTATGGGGTGTAGTAGAAAAGGCACTAGCTAAGCAg GTGCGACAGATTCACAAGAGAATACGTGTTGTCCGCTTGGAAACGACAAATGACAACCGGCGATTTGTTGGGCTTATTATTCCTAATTCTGCAGTGGAATCAGTACTCAAAG GTTTGCAATGGGTCCAAGATATTGACGATTGA